The Planococcus liqunii genome includes a region encoding these proteins:
- a CDS encoding FtsX-like permease family protein, with translation MNSRFFISLAVRNIKSNQQLYMPYLLSSTAIITMFYLMSSLLTNKFVQERSSVLPTLFAMGTIVIGIFSFIFILYINSFLIKRRKKEIGLYGILGLEKKHVAKILFFETLITTFVSIAGALILGQIFGRLFFMLLNYLLRLPTNINYSTSPMTALVTAGLFAGVFAITYLYNVSQFTFANPIKLLKGKKEGEKEPKGSILLFVLSIVLIGWGYGISLTIADPLSAISKFFLAVLLVIMGTYLLFITGSIYILKALKKNKRIYYRPGPFISISGMLYRMKQNAVGLANICILASMVIIAVSTTVTIFVGTEETLENRFPNENNMTLNGTDLSQEELNTQFVGLQGKFREEAQKMELKVTDMESYRYLTVFGNLEGDRLVFEEGFPAANAPLYIQVLLLEDFNEMAGKQVELSEGEALYYHSEGALNQQNIVIGDQKFNLKEADYDFEGEAAIVTTMVLIVPELSQIEMISEINKKELPQGNPASIDAFIGWNTDGTNAQKKAFGEQMKQLSFGSESLSFESREAFREEWYSMNGGFLFLGIFLGLLFMIGTVLITYFKQVSEGFDDREKFQIMQKVGLDKDMIHESTRSQIVWMFLLPIVTATIHVIFAYPIVRKMLTVFGVTSEITWLLSFTGVVIAFSAIYWMIYRITSRVYYSIVK, from the coding sequence ATGAATAGCCGCTTTTTCATTTCTTTGGCCGTTCGCAACATCAAATCGAACCAGCAACTGTATATGCCTTATTTGCTGTCGTCGACCGCGATTATCACGATGTTCTATTTGATGTCTTCTCTTTTAACGAATAAATTCGTCCAGGAACGTTCAAGTGTGTTGCCGACGCTTTTTGCAATGGGGACGATTGTCATTGGAATTTTTTCGTTTATCTTTATTTTGTATATCAATAGTTTTTTGATCAAAAGAAGAAAAAAGGAGATCGGCCTCTACGGAATACTGGGCTTGGAGAAAAAGCATGTGGCGAAAATCTTGTTTTTTGAGACGCTCATCACGACGTTTGTGAGCATTGCCGGAGCGCTGATTTTAGGGCAGATTTTTGGGCGCTTGTTTTTCATGCTGCTGAATTATCTGCTCCGTTTGCCGACAAATATCAATTATTCGACAAGCCCGATGACGGCTTTGGTCACGGCAGGCTTGTTCGCTGGAGTTTTTGCGATTACCTATCTGTACAACGTCAGCCAGTTTACATTCGCCAATCCGATTAAATTGTTGAAAGGCAAAAAAGAAGGGGAAAAAGAACCGAAAGGATCGATTCTCCTCTTTGTCTTGTCTATCGTTTTGATAGGTTGGGGCTACGGCATTTCGCTGACAATTGCCGACCCGCTCAGCGCGATTTCAAAGTTTTTCCTTGCAGTCCTGCTGGTTATTATGGGAACCTATTTACTGTTTATCACGGGCTCGATTTATATTTTGAAGGCGCTGAAGAAAAACAAACGGATCTACTATCGGCCGGGGCCGTTCATCTCCATTTCAGGCATGTTGTACCGGATGAAGCAAAATGCGGTGGGGTTAGCGAATATCTGTATTTTGGCTTCGATGGTGATCATTGCCGTGTCGACAACAGTCACTATTTTTGTAGGGACAGAAGAAACATTGGAAAATCGTTTTCCGAATGAGAACAATATGACCCTTAACGGGACAGACTTATCACAGGAAGAGCTGAATACACAATTTGTGGGGCTTCAGGGCAAGTTCCGTGAAGAAGCACAGAAAATGGAGCTTAAAGTGACAGACATGGAAAGTTATCGCTACTTGACTGTGTTTGGTAATTTGGAAGGCGATCGCCTCGTATTTGAAGAAGGGTTCCCGGCAGCCAATGCCCCTTTATATATCCAGGTGCTCTTATTGGAAGACTTTAATGAAATGGCTGGAAAACAGGTCGAGCTTTCAGAAGGCGAAGCGCTGTACTACCATTCAGAGGGAGCTCTCAATCAGCAGAATATTGTAATCGGGGATCAGAAGTTCAATTTGAAGGAAGCCGACTACGATTTTGAAGGCGAAGCGGCAATTGTCACGACAATGGTTCTGATTGTTCCTGAACTTTCCCAGATCGAAATGATTTCGGAAATTAATAAGAAGGAACTTCCGCAGGGCAACCCAGCGAGCATTGATGCCTTCATCGGCTGGAATACAGACGGGACCAATGCGCAAAAGAAAGCATTTGGCGAGCAGATGAAACAGTTATCGTTCGGTTCCGAATCGCTCAGTTTCGAATCCAGAGAGGCATTTCGGGAGGAATGGTACAGCATGAATGGCGGGTTCCTGTTTCTCGGGATATTCCTTGGATTGCTGTTTATGATCGGCACAGTCTTGATCACTTATTTCAAGCAAGTATCGGAAGGCTTTGATGACCGGGAGAAATTCCAAATCATGCAAAAAGTAGGCCTCGACAAAGACATGATCCACGAATCGACCCGTTCACAAATTGTCTGGATGTTCCTGCTGCCAATCGTCACAGCTACCATCCATGTCATTTTTGCCTATCCCATTGTCCGCAAAATGCTGACGGTGTTCGGTGTGACGAGTGAAATCACCTGGCTGTTGTCGTTCACAGGAGTCGTAATTGCATTCAGCGCCATTTACTGGATGATTTACCGCATCACTTCAAGAGTCTATTACAGTATTGTGAAATAA